The genomic stretch AGTTTGGTAACTCCCTTATTCAAACTGGAGCAATGTGGAACATGGGACTTGAGGAATAATGAAATGGGAAAGATACGGTAGTGAGATATCACTACAGAACCATCTGTTCAGCTTCTGTGCATTGGTAGAAATATTCCGAGAGTTATTGAAATTGCTCCAAGAAAGTAACCTCTTGACAACTGTTGGTGGCATGAATACACCACTGTTGTAACCTCATTCACTCTGGATGAGCAAACGGTCTGGTGGAtcaagcactggatggatggacggtcccagagagtggtggtcaatggagctaaatccagctggcagctggtcacaagtggtgttcctcagggcttggtgttgggataatttctatttaatatctttattaatgatcttggtaaggacatagagtgtatcatcagtaagtttgcagatgacaccaagttaagcgggagtgtcaatctgcatgaggacagggaggctctacagagagacttggatagattggatcgttgggccaatgttaatgggatgagcttcaacaaggccaagtgccaggtcctgcacttgggccacaacaaccccctgcatggctacaggctgggggaggtgtggctggagagctgtctggaagagaaggctctgggggttctaattgacaagcagctgaacatgagccagcagtgtgcccaggtggccaagaaagccaacggcatcctggcttggattagaaatagtgtgaccagcaggagtagggaggtgacagtccccctgtactctgcactggtgaggccacacctggagtattgtgtccagttttgggcacctcaacacgagagagatatcgaggtgctggagcgagtgcagaggagggcaacaaagctggtgaagagcctggagagtaaatcctatgaggagcaattgaaggagctgggactgttcagtttgaggaggagaaggctgaggggagacctcatcactctctacaactacctgaaaggacattgtagagaggttggtgctggtctctcctcacaggtgattagtgacagaacaagagggaatggctttaaactccaacaggggaggtttagactggacattaggaaaaaaattttcacagaaggagtggtcagacagtggaataggctgcccagggaggtggtggagtcaccatccctggatgtgtttaagggttgtttgatgagatgctgggggatatggtgtaagggagacctttgtagagtagggctgatggttggacttgatgatcccaagggtcttttccaacctgaatgattctgggattctgtgatctcaCAGACTGATTCCTAAGTACTTTTAGGACAACTGTATATGACTTGAGCTGGGAAATCCTGGCCAAAGATATATCATACATGTCCTAATATTAGCATCATCTCCTGGAATGAGGACAGGGCTGTCCATCTGGAAATGTTATATGACATGATTCTTCTGTCAGCTCCCCAGGATTATCTCCATGTACATCTTGGAATGCACAACAGGCTAAACGCATTAGTTACTGAGAATCATGATTACAGAAAGTTTACTATTTGATTTGAAAACGAATTAGTTTACTGGCTTCcatttttctgtcaaatattgattataatgaattattttgaaaggaaTCAAATTACAGGCCAGTCttaatacttattttaaaagttctatGACATTCACATTAACCTATGGTTTCTTTTTGTATGCCAGAAATATGCTTTGCTGATAAAAATAGGTCCCACTTAGCTAAATTAAAGATGTAACCATGAAAAGGCTGATGAAGCTCAATGCAAACTtgctttcctgctgtgatttAATGTTCCCCTTATAAGTCAGTTGAAAAAATACAAGATAGACTCCACCAAAACTGAACTGAATAAAAAGACTTTAGGCATGACCCTGAATAGCCCTCACACTGAACAGCTGTATGATGCCTGTGTGCACAAACTGGCTTTACCAAGGGTCACAACATCAGCTGGAAGGAAGCATGCAATAAATTGCCAGAAGTTTCAGAATAAGAGGGCTATGCTCAACCATGTTGTCTTCATTTAGtagcatcttttttaaaaaggaactttttttttgctgtaatcATCTTGGGTTTTGTCATCATCTGCAAATTTTTATTACCCGATTTCAAGGCAAACGATGTTGATAAGCCAGGAATGCCCATTGTCTTTGAAAAATGAGATAACATGGCATATGGGCTACAACGAAAAGTTTGCTTTTGAATAGCTGCAGAAACAGATACTCTAAGAATCCTTGTTTGTGTATtccacaaagaaaatatatttgctcCATAAACTCAGGCATACATTTTTCCAATATGTGTACTCAGTAGAATGAGATTGATTTCAATGAACAATATACAGGTCTTGAAATCAGCTTTTGGCGGGGGTAACAGGAATAGATGTAAGACAGTTAGATGCCACCATCAGTAGATATATCTGACTTCTTCATGTATACATCTACaactttttcttcattctttcatCATGTAGTCCTAAAATCCTGTGACTGATACAAGGACATCTGATGGTTTAATTTGGTAAAAAGATCGCAATACATCCAGGAAAGTTCCTTGCTTTGTCTTACTAGATGGAAGATAACTTTTAATGATTgattaatgtaattattttaaggCCAATGTACTTCATAAAGATAATATTTTGTCAGTTGTTTAGTTCCCAAACATGAACTTTTACATCTAATAATCCCAAAATGAAAGTAGAGAGAATATTGTTGCCTGTGATGCTTTGCTCAGAATTAGGGTTATTTCCTCCAGAGCTTCAGTCTTGCACCCACTGAAATTACAGAGCCCAAACAATTTCCAATTTCCTGTCTTCACTCAGCAATGGATGTAATGTATTGTCTGTGCTGTCTTCAGACATTGTTTTCAAGGAAACTGTTTTCTAAGATTTGTACCAAAAATTCATGCACATGACCTACAGAAACAGAAGTTATTGCATACCCACAGGACTATTGCAGAAGAGAACTGTGAgtcaaaaatctctttttctttcctctctttgtagatattatttaaaattattctgttcaCCTTCAGAAAGTCCAGACAGACTTCTAGCTCTGCACACCTTTACGGACAAGTGCACAGCACTGAGGTGTGTTCCTTGGGTATTCCACCAATGCAAAGTCTGCTGTTGTTTTCTGTGGAGACAGAATTTCAACCTGAATGCTACCTTTAGGTGTGATGGTGATGAAGATGATGAATTCCCAGCCCAAGGAATCATAGATCACTTTCAGATCACTAGAGCCTAGTTCATAATAGCAGATGAAGTGGAGGTTTATAGTTTGCATTATGTGATGTCTAGAGAGAAGCACTGGCAGACAGTGTTGTTTAGCCCCAATAATATCTTTAATTAAGCCAGCTTGATGTTAGACATTCAAGATATTTGATACCACAACCGATTCAGAAACTTCCTCCCAGGGACTTTGAAGCCATTTGAGTAAATTGCACCTAGACTATGCAGTTTtgctttggaattatttttttggtTTAAGAAACTGGAAAGTCCAGTGGTTTTATAGTATTTTTCACTTTGTAGGTAACTTGTTTGAAGGTGATTGAAGATTCAACAGGGAGAGGGAGGAGTTCTTTCAAATTATTATGTATATTTTAGACTAAAAGAAGTGATCGTGAGCTTTTTCCTACAATATTTATGCTGGGTATATGTATACTCACCTCCTTCCAGTATGCTATGGTACTATTGCTTGAGTTTCTGAGGCTGATGAGCCATATCATACTTACGCTACTCCTGTAAATCTTCATTTATGGCAGCATTATCATCTCACTTTGGGATCCAGTCCCAGGaatgcaatttctttttctctttcatctgaTTTAAACAGTCATTTAGTTTCTTGCAGAGGAATAATGCTGTGACCTTCTCTTTCCTGTTGAATGCAGTACCTATACAGTTGGTTGTGCTAACTAAATTAAATATCCTGTATTGTGGGTTATATCAAACGAATGTTTGTGTGACGTTGAACTGAACCATCATTGCAATTCTGTTAATTTTCTAATAGAAATGTTTTGACAATTAAGCTTCCTGAATAGCTCAGTATTTCAACAGAGAGCAGTAAAGTATGCCTGTTGGCATGCACTGCTTCCTTAGGTGACTTTTTGAACGATTTGTGAGTACGATTCTTTTTGAACAATTTGTGGTGAACCATGTGGAAGAGTGTGTTCCTTCTAAATATTAATATCTTAGCCTGGCCATGTCTTTCATGAGCAGAGTGTTATCACATAAACAGGATAGGCTAGAACAAAATGGCTGTAATGTGAAGAGCCTCCTTACATTTAATCAGATGAAAGAGCTCCCTAACCCTTTTGGACAGGAGCTCCACCTGGTGCAGATCTAgcgttttatttttctgtctactATCTATGCCTGTttcaaattatatatttaaacaGCTAATATCACTGTTTTGTCACTGTCAAAATCAGCAATTCTATATAGGGAAGGATGGGAAAAGTCAGACAAATAAAACACGTTTTACTGATACATGCTTGAGGTGTCTAAAAAGTCAAAGTAGTAACCACATTTATTCCATTCATAAAGATATGAAACAGTGAAGTTAGGCAACAAAAGCATGATAATTCTGTTCACCTGCTTTGTCCCTTAAGTAGACTTGAAGGGCGCTGCATACCCTTAGGGCTATAGGGAGATGTGGaaaatgtgttcagttttgtAGACGTCTCCATCTAGGAGTTAGATGTCGAATTTTGAGCTAATCATTTGGGCTGCCTTGATACGCGCTGGAAAAAGTTACTGAAGATTCATGGCTTAAATGATGTGTTAAAATGGAATTAATCTTGTTGGGATGTAGGAATTCTGTGCTTTGGTGTTTTGTTGCAGTGGACCATTGCTCTCCAGGAAAAGTGTTTCTGGAATCCACCCTTGATGTGGACATCTGACTGACCTGACTTTGTGTTCTTTGCTGCAGATTGATTTTGAAGATGTGATTGCTGAACCAGAGGGAACGCACAGCTTTGATGGGATTTGGAAGGCCAGTTTTACCACCTTCACTGTaacaaaatactggttttatcGTTTACTGTCAGCAATCTTTGGCATTCCTATGGCTCTCATCTGGGGCATCTACTTTGCCATTTTGTCATTTCTGCACATCTGGGCAGTGGTGCCGTGCATAAGGAGCTACCTGATTGAGATCCAGTGCATTAGCCGTGTCTATTCAATCTGCATCCACACGTTCTGCGACCCACTGTTTGAGGCCATAGGCAAAATGTTCAGCAGCATCCGAGCCACAGTACGGAAAGAGATTTGAGGGACATTTCAAGGAGAGTCATCAGCCTGGGAAGAGGGTGGGGGGTTTGTCTTGTTTGGAGTGTTTTGGTGCCAGTTTTGTGTTTCTCAAAGCAACATACAGCAACTGGTGGTGGATATACTGGCCTAAAACAAAGAATCACTTGCTCAGTTTCTTTTTCTACTGTTTATTCTTACTGGactacttgcttttttttttcttttttttccccccttcagtCTGCATTTCAAACTAACCTTAAATGGCTATTCTTCCATACCAGCTGCTATCACTTTGCTAGCTGTTCAATTTAGACACTGAAGTGCTATTGGATGCCTTTTTATCTCACCCTTCATTCCTTGTGAGATAAATCCACAGTGATACTGAAGAACGACAAAAATGCTTTCCAGCACTATAAAGCCATTCATTTTATTGTGGCCAAAGAGCACAGAGCTATTGCAGCAGAATGAACGTGACCAGCTGGCAGGTTTTAGCAGAATGTTCTTTTTCAATTGGATTGTCAGTTGACTGCAGCTATTTAGTCATGGTCAGATATGGTGCACGATGAATAAATTAGTTAAGTAAACAAATTACTGAACTAATATATGTCCCAACAATCTAACACTTTATCAGGTTGGAGACATTGACATGTGAAAGCTTTTCATGTGCATAAAAAGCTTCAGTCGGTGCCTTTCTGTCTCATTCTCTCTTGGAAGTATGCATCCAGTTGTTTCTCAGCCTTTGCTAGGATTGCAGAAGCGAAGTGCAGTTGAGAACTGAAACTGATCATTAAGGAAATGTTTACTCGGCTGTGACTTATGACACATCCCTTAGTGAGCATTTCAGTGCTTATCTCAcaggctttttctctttttgcaaagGACTCATATAAATACATATCGTAGGTATGCCAGAGATAACCCTGAattgaaagaagaatgaaagtgTGCCGAACACAAGCCACAGGAGGCTGAGGAGGAGCTGCCCCTGAGAGAAACTTTTCTATCAGCTCTCAAAACTTCCCTATCAGCAGAAGTTAGCATGCCACTAGCACACAGATTATTTTCAGGATGCTTTGCTGAGTCTCAACTAATCCATCACAAGAGATGGTTTAGAAACTTCATATTTGTGGGTTGATTTGTTCATTTTTAGCTGAGCTGCAACATCAGGAAGTCTTAAACAGAGGGTGTTGTTTGAAACTACCGTGTTGCAAAGTGCAAGGCCTAGAAAGCAAAGCCTTTGCAACATGTTCTGATGCTGTGACCTTCAAGAGCTTTTTGCCCTCGTGACAGTACTGTGTTCAGAGATGTTCTCTGCCTCCTCAAACAGTTTGCATGaagcatttgtaaaaataattgtaAGGCTAATCAGCTTTATTGTAAACCAAGCTAGGGCCTATGCCTGCTGCAGTTGGGATCTCCAACAAACCAGTTCTTGACCTTGGAGAGTGCAAGATTTGGTCTTAGGCTGAGCATGGAGCTGTCTGGTACACCTACAACTTTTTTTATTTAGCGCTGATATTTCACATATTGCTTTACCTAACACAGGAGTGCCTTCGGTTCAATTTCTGCCAAAGCATTGAAAACTTTaggaaatgctgcattttttaatgggggtggggggaggggaaagggtgcacaaataaaaattacaaagctATTAACTActattttttgcatttaaaacagaCACTGGTATGGATATAGTTTTATGTTTTTCTATGTACATAATGAAGAGTGTACTATTATagattttttcagtattaaaaacgAGATtataaacaagaaatattttatcttttgatGAAGAAAATCACTCTGATGAAAACTTTCTTGATTTACTATATGAACTGTATATCCTGAAAGATGTCTGTTCACTTAGTTACTAGTCCCTAAGCCAAAATACATTGCTGATCCAAGACATTTACATTGTTGTTATACGCTTACAGATATAATcgacacttttttaaaaaattttgcaTGTACATTAAAGAATACAATAAAAAGATGTTTAATGGTAGCTCCTGTCTGACTTCTTTTCCCTTGAAAGTAATGTGAACAAATCTTATGTTATTAGGCTTTTCTCCCCAATATTTCTtgataaagaaacagaaagtgaTGTCATTTGTTCCTCAAGAAAGAGTGTGCAAAATGGTATCAATTTGTGGTTCAGGATCTGACTCAGGAAGGTTattcctaacaaaaaaaaaattacactttttccctaagtaaatattttctgctgCTAAATAAGTAGGCAGTAGGACTAGGGAATACATCACTGAATAGGGATCCTAGGCTTGTTTAAATGCTTGGTGTTCCTCAGTTTCCCTACATGGGATAATGTCATTTATTTGTAGACAATTTTAATATCCAATAAAGAGAATGATATCATAATATGATGAGTTGTTTACAGTTCATTTTACATAAAAGACTTTGGCCATCAAAAATTCAGTCCTAGATTGTCTCTTCAGTTAAAGTtgtttaaagctttctttttcagtCCAGTGGAAACAGGATTGTTCCCAATAAAAGGTCATTAGCCTAAGCATTTAATGTATGGAAATAGGGGAATGACAGCTTTTATCCAGCCATGTATAGACCCAACTTGTGACAGGACAGTTCTTTTCTATGGGGTTATTGCACAATACCTGTCACACCACTGAACTAGTACACAAAAGTCCAACAAAACCGGCTATTACATTTTGACGTACAAATCTATTAACCATAATTTAATGTTTAAAAGGCAGATACCAGCTTACTGTAGTCTGTCATATGTTTTGCAATAGCAGAATGGTGTATTTAAAGGGAGTTAATAGTCCAGTAGTAGAAAATAGTACGTTGAATTCAACTACATgagaaaatctaaaatattttaaaaggtaaaagGGAGGTTGTAATGTGGAAGTAAAGCAAATGAGTCTTCTGGTATTCAAAAACATCCTGCTTTTGCAGAGAGCCTGATAGATTCATGACAGACACATCTATTCATCTTAACCATTTTTAATGTCATGTCTCCAAGACTCTTTATGGGAGAGATGTGCAGATTCACCCTATGATTTCACTGTGCTTGGCATTTTGCTGGGCAGTGGCTACAGGGCTGTGCAGTGGGTGAATCTCAAACTCATGCTCTTGCCAGTCTCTCAATGCAATAACACAACCAATATCACAGCCAGGATACACCCCATAGCAAGATTCAGGTTTGTCTACGAGATGACTAGATATTAGCTGTTAGACAATGGCATCAAGCAATCTCCTATCATGGTTGTAAATGTAGTGCAGACAGTCTTACACTGCTAGATATGAACATCAGTGTCATAAGATGCCTCAGGACCTGTGTGCTTAGGTGGGCTCAGCACCACTTTTTCCTCCTACCAGAAAACTTTATTGGCTGTTGTTGGTCACTCTCATCCTCTGGGTCACCAGTTCTTAAACTGTGCCATATAGCTTGAATTGTTGTCCTTTGACTGCTCTAAGACAAGGTATGGGGGAGTTGGACGCTGATTAAAACCAGCTGGAGCACCCAAGTTATGAGAAATGGGTGTGAACTGCTTGGTTGTGTGGTTGATCCTTCTGAATTTGATTGTTTAAGAACAAactaaatagtatttttttaaaatacattggaATGAAGTTACAACAAGATATAATGATAAATCATAGGCTTTTATTAAGGATTTAAGAATTTCCATAGCTGCACCCAAGCTACCTTTTGACCCTCTCTTACGTTAAACTACAATTGTTCTCTGTTCACttgtttgctttcatttccttGTGTATCTTCTgcatcctcctcctttttttcctcatctcctgAGAAGGGGGAAAGAGGCACAGAATAAAAGTTTTTGCTAAGCCAGAACACCGTTGTTATCTACCTTTATGTCTCACAAGCCTTGGCTTTTTCACTTCATCTTATCTGACACTGGGACACCATGTGATACAGGTTATGTTATTTCTATCTTGCTTTCTTCTATAGAActtttaattaacatttcaaTTGTATAGTACAACTAGCACATCCTGTCTTCAAGATGCTTTTCTCTATTATGGCCTTCTGAAGGCATAGTGGTAAGATGTTGTACATTATTAACTATGACCATATGTAAACGCACAGTATTCTCACTAGATTTGTAACTGTTTTTATTAAGGACAGTAAAAGTTGTCAGAAAGAGATTAGACAAGCCTGTGTGCTCTCTCATAGTCAAGTCAAGTGTTGATTAAAGACACAATCCAAAAAAGGCCCTAGGCTCAATGCTAGTaagtaatttggttttgttttgagaaCCTGAATTTACATAACCCTTCACCTTCAGACACTTGAATTTCCTCAGCACATAATTGTCAGTAAAATTCACCGTAAGGGTGCTGAGGTCACACCTATGCACGGCTGGGATGTACAAATGAGATGTTCCTCTAGCTGCCACCTTCTCCTGCAGGAACTGGAGATGATAGGTATTCTCAGGGATCACTAACAAGACCTGGGAAATGATGCCTCTCTGAGGCTTGCAGTCTAGCATCTCACTCCCTAAGACAGAGGAAACTTAAACTACTCTCACTGCACTCCCTGGTGTAAACTTAAGCTGCTCACCACTCAGTATGCTGACTACTATGGATCCAATTTTTATAAGATCAgttcagagaatcatagaatggtttgggttggaagggatcttaaagatcctTAAAGtgccaacccccctgccatgggcagggacaccttccactagaccaggttgctcaaagccccgtccagcctggccttgaacactgcccgggagggggcagccacagctgctctgggcaacctgttccagtgcctcactacCCTGACAGTAAACAAtgctaaatctaccttctttcagtttaaaaccattactcctcatcctatcactacactgccacttaaaaagtccctccccacctttcctgtagccccctttaagtactggaaggccgctataaggtgtccccagagccttctcttctctaggccaaacaaccccaactctctcagcctgtcctcataagggagctgctccagtcctctgatcatcttcgtggcctcctctggactgtCTCCAATAGGTCTATGTCCTTATACCAGGGGCCCCAGAGTTGAACATAGTACACCAGGTGGGGTCTCCTGAGAGTAGAGTATAAGGTTCTCCTTGTGTGCAAATTCTCCTTGTGTGTTGTGCAGGAACTAACCATAGACCCCTGATAATGGCATGATGGTTTCCAATAGGTGCCAGGTCACCTTAAAGGCACTGCCTGAGCTTCATGACACCATCATTGGTTTAAAGTCTTCAGATTCCATATTTATCTTCCAGTTGTCAGTGTAGAGGGGAATAAAGGCATTATGGTCTCCAGTTCTAGCACTTCTACAGATAATTCTGTTTTCCAGCTTGAAACACTAGAGACATAGGCTGAAGGTTGTTCTGCAGATTGACATCAGCTCTCAAGTGTTGTTTTGGTGCCCAGGGATTAATTTAAATCTAAGGCTATCATAGCTGCAACCTTGTCAGTTCATCATATCTCTGAACCTTCATCCAGAATATGGAGTACCCCTACAGTACGTTTAGGCACTGATAATCTTTTCTTGGATAGTTATTGTGAATACAAAATGCTTTACAACAGAGAATCGCTCAAAGGAACCTTAATGGATCAAGGGATCTGTAGCTCTGTAACTTTTTGGCAATTATCAGAATATAGTCATTCACCTGTGACTATTACTCATCAAAACATTCAGCCTGCCTGTCTCCAGCTACCAGAGCTCCAGATGTAGTTTGTCAGACATACATGTTGTCAGAAATCCTACTGGCAGAAAATCCCAAGTAAAAAGGTGACATGGAAATTAACTAGTTGGcgctaagagaaaaaaaaaactaaattaaGAACATCATCAAAAGGATCAGGTATATTCTATAGAGAGAACAAGGGGGTGAGAGAATCTCAGGGGTCTGCCTTTCATACTCTAGGAATGAGAAGTTCTGCAGAGCAGGCACATTTCCATCTGGAAGTGGTAAGTGGAGACTTTTGAAAGGTAAAAAGGAGAGTGTTGACTCTTCATACCTTTCTTCATTTCCTACCTGTCACATTTTGCAGGTAAATTCTGAACCAAAAGAGAATCATACAGGAGAGAAAATATGAGCTGAGATAGGCACGAGTAGAGACAGCAATAACCAAGGCATTAATATATCACCAAGATGTGTAGATTCCTACTTAAGTGTGACTTCCCTTGGAGGGGAATGACCATAGGTATGGTCAGACAGAGCTAGGTTTAAATGCACTGACAAGTCAGCACAGAACTTACCTTGAATGTGGTATGTAGGACCAGATTCACACAACAGGGGCCTGGCTGGGCAGATATCCAGGCCTTGAAGTTGCTTCCCATCCTGGAGAAGCACACTGGGAAGCAGGCTGGGGAATCACGCTGCACTGCCAGCAGCAGTCAAAACTTGTGCATGAAAACTCTCTGCATGTAATCCCAAAGCTCAACCCAAATGTGCTCGTAGGCAATGCTTAGCCTGTGTTCCCTGCAATAAGCATATGCTGCCTTGCCAGACTACTCATTTTATAGATATGCTCTATCTCACCAACAGAAATCCTCTGTTGTAGTCTAGATTCCTTGTAGGACAGTAAATATTCCAATATAAGGAACTGACAACTGAATAGAGCATATGAATAGAGCATTCTTGTAGGTTTAGGCAAGTGTCTTTGATGCTTGTTCATACTTTGTAATCTCCTGACTTTTAATCTTCTGGCTTGTACagtattttattgctttatttcatGATGTGTAGACTCTTATTCAACTATTACAGACAACTGTCAATTCATCCGTCTTCTCTTAACAAGAGCAGGTGTTGTTACTCCCTATGAGACAATGATTCAACTACATTTGGAAGCAGCTAAAATTCTGCCTGTTTCATCTATGCTGAGGTGCTGAAACAGTCCAAAGAACCCTTTGAGACAAAGGTGCTTAGGAACAAAAAGCTGGAGCTGGTTTTGTCAGATTTTAGCGGGACTGGATCTCTTGGTCTGAGTTTGAGTGTCTTTGGAGCATCATTTCTACAggtaaaaaaattcctttgtgtATCTCTAACAAGCATCCTTTGAGGAAGGCCACTAAAAATGTAGATTTACTCCTCCACATTGCAGAATTGTCTGATCAAATACCAATATTCAGCACAGAGAGGTTAAagccagcactgcccagctcTTCAGTGGAGTGGGGAAAGCCATTCTGTTCTCAAAAACACTTCAACCTCAGTATACTCAGTTTACTCCTTCCTGGCTGAGAGACTAAAACTTTTACAGTTGAAACTATCTTGGTGGATAGTCatccaaaataagaaaaaaaaaaaaatttaattgtcgATGACCCATGGATCTGAAGAGTGAAACTCAAAGCAACCCTGTTGCTGATGGCAAAAAAAGAACTAGGCTCAGATGCAGAGGGATTCCTCTCAGCACTCAGCAAAAGCCTCCAGTCTGAACCCTCTCTTGGAGTCCTGGGGACATTGAACCCTGACTCTCTTAATAAACAGTATTTCTCATTTAGAAGATTAATCCTGTAtagagaaaatattaagaaaaaaaaaaacttgtggaGATTTAACAATGCAGAATTAATCATATATTTATATTAGCAACAATTAAAGGTACATGCTGTACTTCTTTGCACTAAACTTTTTACTCAGTTTCATAGCCACAACCATGACACTTGCCTCAGCTATTGCCCTTTTGTAGTCACTACTGTCATTTCAGCTAGCCCTTCTCCCTATTTCACCATCAGTGGTTATATCACCACAATATCCAGGAATTCCTTCTTTCACACAGACATGTCACTAGCTCATAGGGATGCTCAGCCCTACCCAACTTCTTTTAAGAAACatacagccctgctgctgtgctcagCAGTTTCAGCTCAAGGTATTCCATTCTCTCCAAAGCCACCTCCATATTATCTCATCACAGTGTTGACACAAGGTCTGCAACTTCCAAGAGTCTTAAAGAAAGTACTTGCACTGTTTCTGTTCTGATCTCTGTTCTACTGTGCCCCCATTTCAGCATGAGCTTCCAGCAGTTATGTAGATGATTCTGGATAGAAAACTTACGCAAATAAAATCACTATCTAGCTGTCTTTCCCCCTGCTCAACAGCATTTCAGAACTTTCCCTGAGGTGAAGCTTACAttcttttttgtctctgtttACAAACACCAGCTAGAAGCAAAAACCTTTAATCCTTTAATGAAACCACATTGAAAGTGGCTAAAAACTATCTAACTGTTTTATTGCTCTGTGTTGAGTCCTAGTACTATGTTTTCAAATGCCCATCAGATAATGACTGATGTCATCAGATAATACCAATGTATTGGATCCGGTTCTTTCAGTATATGATTCTACTTGCCGTGGCCCCATAAACACTGAGTACgtcaaatacaaattttaaattgCTCAAAAAACGAAGCTGTCCTGCTGGGTTAGCAAACACTGCTATTGATGAAAGTCTATTAAGAAATGGCAATTTTATCTTAAGAGATAACAGTTTATCTGTCAAACAAGGATATGTGGG from Athene noctua chromosome 3, bAthNoc1.hap1.1, whole genome shotgun sequence encodes the following:
- the CAV1 gene encoding caveolin-1 isoform X3; this encodes MSGTKYVDSEGFLYTAPVREQGNIYKPNNKMMADELSEKAVHDVHTKEIDLVNRDPKHLNDDVVKIDFEDVIAEPEGTHSFDGIWKASFTTFTVTKYWFYRLLSAIFGIPMALIWGIYFAILSFLHIWAVVPCIRSYLIEIQCISRVYSICIHTFCDPLFEAIGKMFSSIRATVRKEI
- the CAV1 gene encoding caveolin-1 isoform X2, whose protein sequence is MMADELSEKAVHDVHTKEIDLVNRDPKHLNDDVVKIDFEDVIAEPEGTHSFDGIWKASFTTFTVTKYWFYRLLSAIFGIPMALIWGIYFAILSFLHIWAVVPCIRSYLIEIQCISRVYSICIHTFCDPLFEAIGKMFSSIRATVRKEI